A portion of the Sphaerochaeta pleomorpha str. Grapes genome contains these proteins:
- a CDS encoding BMP family lipoprotein, producing MKRFLVVLTLVLISSVAFAAGNAEKQGSQQVGLNIAIITTPSGVDDGSFNEDNYDGILAFIANHPEAKVTAIREPSGDVAMALKAVSDVVAEYDVLVCTGFQFSGIGELAKENPETKFILVDTYPTDKAGNSIELPNVYAMQFAEQESGFFAGVAAALETKTNKVAVVNGVAYPSNVNYQYGFECGVIYSNAKFGTKAELVELASQAGTDVTGANVGGNYVGSFADEASGKILGEQLLAQGCDIIFVAAGASGNGVFTAAKESNGKLKCIGCDVDQWNDGVYGDKNIILSSVLKVMSLNVERALNKIQDGTFKGANVLLRADSDSTGIVKTAGRQQMQASTIEKLDTAYSLVKNGTLVPASNFGGFSPEQFIVK from the coding sequence ATGAAAAGATTTCTAGTAGTACTGACACTTGTATTGATTTCAAGTGTGGCATTCGCAGCTGGTAATGCAGAAAAACAGGGTTCTCAGCAAGTGGGACTGAACATTGCAATTATCACCACTCCGTCTGGGGTTGATGATGGGTCTTTCAATGAAGATAACTATGATGGAATACTTGCCTTTATTGCAAACCATCCTGAAGCAAAAGTAACTGCCATCAGAGAGCCCAGTGGCGATGTAGCCATGGCTTTGAAAGCTGTATCTGATGTTGTGGCTGAATATGATGTGCTGGTCTGCACAGGATTCCAGTTCTCCGGAATTGGCGAACTGGCCAAGGAAAACCCCGAGACAAAGTTCATTCTTGTCGATACCTATCCTACCGATAAGGCTGGAAACAGCATTGAATTGCCCAATGTCTATGCTATGCAGTTTGCAGAGCAGGAGTCAGGGTTCTTTGCCGGCGTGGCAGCTGCCTTGGAAACCAAGACCAATAAGGTTGCTGTAGTCAATGGGGTTGCTTATCCGTCAAATGTAAACTATCAATACGGCTTTGAATGCGGCGTCATCTATTCCAATGCAAAATTTGGAACAAAGGCTGAATTGGTTGAGCTTGCTTCACAGGCTGGAACCGATGTAACCGGAGCTAATGTCGGTGGAAACTATGTAGGATCCTTTGCCGATGAAGCTTCAGGCAAGATTCTTGGCGAGCAATTGCTTGCTCAGGGTTGTGATATTATTTTCGTTGCTGCAGGTGCAAGTGGCAATGGTGTCTTTACTGCTGCAAAAGAAAGCAACGGTAAACTAAAGTGTATCGGTTGTGATGTCGACCAGTGGAACGATGGTGTCTATGGTGATAAGAATATCATACTGTCCAGTGTTCTCAAGGTCATGTCTTTAAACGTCGAGAGAGCTTTGAATAAAATACAAGATGGTACTTTCAAGGGAGCAAACGTACTTTTGAGAGCCGATTCCGATTCAACCGGCATTGTAAAGACTGCCGGTCGTCAGCAAATGCAGGCTTCTACCATTGAAAAACTGGATACTGCTTATTCTTTGGTAAAGAACGGGACTCTTGTTCCAGCTTCAAATTTCGGGGGATTCTCTCCTGAACAATTCATTGTCAAATAA
- a CDS encoding ABC transporter ATP-binding protein codes for MDTLVEFKHITKRFPGIIANNDISLKIEKGEIFAILGENGAGKSTLMSMLFGMYLPDAGEIHVRGKLERISSPLVANNLNIGMVHQHFKLVENQTITENIIMGIEPVKRKLGLFPYVDLETANRKVKEISEAYHLEVNPTDVIQDLPVSTRQRVEILKMLYRNAEILIFDEPTAVLTPQEIESLLHIIQNLRDNGKTIILITHKLDEIKKISDRCAVLCKGQLVGVLPVATTSTNEMSALMVGHEISDTIVKTEYRAGEEVLKVENLQVISNQNVTLVDNVSFSVHRGEILAIAGVAGNGQVEIADAIAGLTPLAQGSIMLGGHDISHENVRKRIEGGIAYIPEDRHSVGLILDLSLRENLCLKQYYQQPYCKQNGILDFPNMEKLGSQLISDFDIRCSSGDDTIVRSMSGGNQQKAIIAREIQLNAKLLIFVQPTRGLDVGAIEAIHQRINALRSEGKAILLISLELDEVMKLADTILVMYNGRIQTIRKASELTKLQVGEYMMGVHVEKK; via the coding sequence GTGGATACTTTGGTAGAATTCAAGCATATAACCAAGCGTTTCCCTGGTATCATTGCAAATAATGACATTTCCCTGAAAATCGAGAAAGGTGAAATATTTGCAATTCTCGGAGAAAATGGTGCTGGGAAATCAACACTTATGAGCATGCTGTTCGGCATGTATTTACCGGATGCCGGTGAAATCCATGTACGTGGAAAACTTGAAAGGATCAGCTCACCACTGGTTGCGAATAATCTCAATATAGGCATGGTGCATCAGCATTTCAAGCTTGTTGAGAACCAGACGATTACTGAGAATATTATCATGGGAATTGAACCGGTCAAACGAAAACTGGGGCTTTTTCCTTATGTGGATTTGGAAACGGCCAATAGGAAAGTCAAAGAGATTTCCGAGGCCTACCATCTGGAGGTAAACCCTACCGATGTAATTCAGGACCTTCCTGTTTCCACTAGGCAACGAGTCGAAATTCTCAAAATGCTCTACCGAAATGCCGAGATCCTTATTTTTGACGAACCAACAGCTGTATTGACTCCCCAGGAAATTGAATCGTTGCTCCATATCATTCAAAATTTGCGGGATAACGGTAAGACAATCATTTTGATTACCCATAAGCTGGATGAAATAAAAAAGATTTCGGATCGCTGTGCTGTCTTGTGCAAGGGCCAATTGGTCGGGGTTCTCCCTGTGGCGACTACTTCAACGAATGAGATGTCCGCACTCATGGTAGGCCATGAAATATCCGATACGATTGTAAAGACTGAATATAGAGCGGGTGAGGAAGTCTTGAAAGTAGAAAACCTGCAGGTAATATCGAATCAGAATGTCACTTTGGTTGATAATGTAAGTTTTTCCGTACATCGCGGGGAAATACTTGCCATAGCCGGGGTAGCCGGTAATGGACAAGTAGAGATTGCTGACGCGATTGCTGGCCTGACTCCCCTTGCCCAAGGCAGTATTATGCTTGGCGGTCACGATATTTCGCATGAGAACGTGCGCAAACGAATCGAAGGTGGCATTGCCTATATTCCTGAAGACCGCCACTCAGTAGGGCTTATCTTGGACTTGAGTCTCAGGGAGAATCTCTGTTTGAAACAGTATTATCAGCAACCGTATTGCAAACAGAATGGAATCCTCGATTTTCCCAATATGGAAAAGTTAGGCAGCCAGCTGATCTCAGATTTCGATATACGATGCAGCAGTGGCGATGACACTATTGTAAGGAGCATGAGCGGGGGAAACCAGCAGAAGGCGATTATTGCCCGGGAAATCCAGCTGAATGCAAAGCTGCTGATCTTTGTGCAACCTACCCGGGGGCTCGATGTCGGGGCTATTGAAGCCATTCACCAAAGGATCAATGCTCTTCGTTCGGAGGGTAAGGCGATTCTTTTGATCTCGTTGGAATTGGATGAGGTCATGAAGCTGGCCGACACTATTCTGGTTATGTATAATGGTCGTATCCAAACAATAAGGAAGGCCTCTGAACTCACGAAACTGCAAGTTGGTGAATATATGATGGGGGTTCATGTTGAAAAAAAATAA